The Musa acuminata AAA Group cultivar baxijiao chromosome BXJ2-2, Cavendish_Baxijiao_AAA, whole genome shotgun sequence genome has a segment encoding these proteins:
- the LOC103975521 gene encoding homeobox-leucine zipper protein HOX20: MKRLNSSHSFNGLQGKPGLVPVSLSVEEKGKYEAVLDGTEELDGCEEEELCGTGLSGLGEKKRRLSVEQVKALEKNFEVENKLDPERKLRLAQDLGLQPRQVAVWFQNRRARWKTKQLERDYGALKARHDALKLDCDALSRDNEALLAEIAELKAKLADSGMDAMESETKAVEEERPPLIHKDGASDSDSSVVFNDETSPHAGTVLHQHFHMGFRSQCPFLPFEDKAQAEKGYLDEELLAGEELCSSLFSEQQAPNFSWYCSDEWD; the protein is encoded by the exons ATGAAGAGGCTCAACAGCTCACACTCCTTTAATGGTCTACAAGGAAAACCTGGCCTTGTCCCCGTCTCCTTATCag TCGAAGAGAAGGGTAAGTACGAGGCCGTTCTTGATGGAACGGAGGAGTTGGACGGCTGCGAGGAGGAGGAGCTCTGCGGTACTGGCCTGTCGGGCTTGGGAGAGAAGAAACGCCGGCTCAGCGTGGAGCAAGTCAAGGCTCTGGAGAAGAACTTCGAGGTGGAGAACAAGCTCGACCCGGAGAGGAAGCTAAGGCTGGCACAAGATCTAGGTCTGCAGCCGCGGCAGGTCGCGGTCTGGTTCCAGAACCGCCGCGCTCGCTGGAAGACGAAGCAGCTTGAGCGCGACTACGGCGCCCTCAAGGCCCGGCACGACGCCCTCAAGCTCGACTGCGATGCGCTCAGCCGCGATAACGAGGCTCTCCTAGCCGAG ATAGCAGAGCTGAAGGCCAAGCTCGCAGACTCTGGGATGGATGCAATGGAGTCCGAGACCAAAGCAGTGGAGGAGGAGAGACCTCCTTTGATCCACAAGGACGGCGCCTCGGATAGTGATTCCAGTGTGGTGTTCAATGATGAAACAAGCCCTCATGCTGGGACTGTCTTGCACCAGCACTTTCATATGGGATTCAGGTCTCAGTGTCCTTTTTTGCCCTTTGAGGACAAGGCACAAGCTGAGAAGGGCTACCTGGATGAAGAGCTCCTGGCCGGGGAAGAGCTTTGCAGCAGCTTGTTCTCGGAGCAGCAAGCACCAAACTTCTCCTGGTACTGCTCTGATGAATGGGACTAA